The Hevea brasiliensis isolate MT/VB/25A 57/8 chromosome 9, ASM3005281v1, whole genome shotgun sequence nucleotide sequence TGATACAAAGCACAATGTAACTAAGTATGAACTCTCAAGATCTCCTAGTGTTCTTGATGAAAATTTCAGACTTACAAGCAACAAATAGCAAGCCCATAAATCCATAATTAAAGAATTAAACTGACATCAATAACACCTGTAATAACTAATAACTAACATAATACAAAACAGCCATGCCCAACGTCTAATAATTGTTCAAAATTAGTTGGATCATCCTTATTAATGTTGTTCACAATTTAGAACCTGATAGCATTATATAAAAAATACACACCTCACTCAAGTGAACATGTAAATTGTGCATTAACTCACAAAGTATTCATTCAAGTTTAAACTATGTAATCAGAACCTCAGAAAGTGCTCACTAAGGAGCACAAGTGCAGTGAGATATGGATCCAGTGCTCAGGACCCTTCATGTCAGGCAAGTGCCTTTAACAAGGTGCTTGCTTTCCCCCCTTAGGCAGCCGCCTCGAGGCACACAGCTTATTAAAAtccatttattatatattgtaggTTTTTGCAGTTATAATTATTgacatgcaaaaaaaaaaaaaaaaacatgagaCTGATGGAGCTTTTTTCTTATTTCCTTGGGTTAGCAGTTGCTAGGATTTCCAACTTGCTCTAGGAAAAAGGCAGATGGTGTTGGAGAATCAAGTAAGAACACAATTGATGTAGAACCAGGGAAACAAAAGGGAATAATGGGGTGAAGTGGTTTACAGGTAACAGTAGCCAGGAGCAGTGCCAAATATGCAACAGTGGGACAGTGGTTTTGTGATGGCTTGGAAACCAGAGGGAAACAAGTTTTTTTTTAGTAGTAAACTAATGGAAGGAAGTTTTGAAGGACGCTTAAACACAGGTTGGACTTTTGGCTCTGATATCAAATTCATGTAGAACAAGAACATAAAGGGTAGAAAAGAAtgagaaacaaattctcaaataaagAACAGaacattctcaaattttattaattgtcAACAATAATATCATAATAATCTCTCCCTAATAAAATATCTAGACATAGGTATTTGTAATGTATCAACTAATCCTAttagtaactaattaggaatactaaacCAAAACAATTTATAAATACTGAACAAACTCAAACTAGGAAAATAGTAAACCTAATAttcctaaataataataataataataataataataatagaattaCTAAATAATAGAACTCTAAACTTCCTAATTttatagtgaaaaattaaattaacataaTTCCTAAATTTAATCTTCCTTGACTGCATCACCAAGAAACTAAGCCAAATCAATCAAGCAGTAAAAGTCTCGTGCAAATTCCAAAGCTTCAATTTCATGGCCTCCATTTGAAGATATGATAATTCAGATGAAATAGATCGAAAAGAAAGTAAAGGCTATCAATCTGGTGGTCAAGATAaaaatgttaaggacttgaattggGAATTCTGATGATGATTTATAAGCTAGTCTAGAATATTCAGTTTTTTTCAAGGTATTTCTTAGTAGTTTCTCAGATTAGCATTTTATTCAGTTCTCTTTTGGTGTGTATTGTTAACATAATTTTATGTTTAATGTTACAATATGGCATCAAGTACTAGAATTTTTCATACACCATTTTCTGGATAATTGCATGttcattttattagttatttcacTAATTTCTTTTGGCACATTATTTTAttaagaaaattttcaaattgctTCAATTAGgtgagctcttttttttttttttttttggtgtgtGCACATGCGCACTTTGTGCTTTACATTGTGTTTGGATTTAATGAAAATAAGGGAGGAAGGAAAATTTGCAAGGAaaataaccttttttttttccacTTGACTTAAGTTAAAGAGGAAAATAGAGAAAGAGAAAATTTGGAAAGGAAAATATGTGTTAGATTTCACTCCCATTTTCTCTCCAAATTCAGGGGAAAGTGGGAGGAAAAtgtttaaaattacaaaaatataccTATATTTTTTAGGTTCTTTTTGAATATTTAGGAGTAGAATTGTAATTTTATTGTTCAAAAAAGTAACATTGTAATTTTATTATTCAAAAAAGTAACATTGTAATTTTATTATTCAAAAAAGTAACTTTCCTCTCAATATTTTCCCTTCTAATCCAAACataaaatgaaaaggttatttttCTCCCTAATCattatcttcttttattttcctccCATTATTTTCTTTCCTCCCATCCAAACATAGTGTTAAGGTGATGGAGAGAGCTATCACCTTAAATGCACCTTTTGCTTGGACTACCTATTGTTATTCTACTTGTGAATATTAATTACAACATGGTGGCCACTAAAAGATCATTGATTTCTTTATTTTGAATTATGCCACTTCCTCATTATTGCATATCATACTCCCCAGACCAttgtcataaacaaaaataatGAAGGAAATAGGAAATCACCCTTTTAAAATAGTTGTTTGGAACTATCTCCTATTTACTATGAGTACCAAAAAAAAACACCAAGCCTAATTTAAATCCAGTTATAGATTTATATCATGATTCATCCAGAGAGCTGTCAACTGATCTGATTCTGACTAGAGTAAGGTAAATCCAAATCCAATTTactaaatgataatttttttaaaattcaattcaaCACTTGACGTCAGCAGATTTTTTTTAAAACTCAATTCAGATCCAGAAATAGGATGTTTAACACATTTATTCAATCTGTATTTATGATCAAAGAAATTCTTAAAAACTTTAAAACAGATGAAACAAAATAATAATGTATAGTTTACAAATGCCACCTAATAAATATAATTGTGTATATACATGTATACATAAAAGAATAggccattatttcataataataatcTCAAAGCTGTATCATACCAGAAAGTTGATGTTGGAAAAACCATCACGATCAGCAAGGCTCCTGGCAAGGTCAATTGCCCCTTCACTATAATCAACTCCAGTTAAATCAGAGAACCTGTAGCCAAAATCATCAAGACTACATATCTTCTTGAATGTAACaatcaatataaaaatattaaaacaaatattaacaaattaaaaaaaaaatttagccaAAATTGAATAACAGTTCTGTAACAGCTAAAAACTTTGCATCAAACTTAACAGTTTACAGGCAGAAACTTAAAAGAGAGATTAATCCATTATTCATTTACTAAGCAATGATATCTAGCATTTGTAATGTTCAGAATGCTAGGATGACTTTCAGGACTGTCCTATTTTAATCTCCAAATTACAAATTGCATATGATACTGTTCTCATATAGAGGGAAAAATTGATCAACATGAGTGCAATTTAAATATTGCATCTTTATGAACTAATCTAAAATATTTTGATTGATTtaacaattaatatataatacCAGAACTACAGCCAAAATCTCAAAGTGTACCCCTGTTTTGCAAGTTCTTGAAGGAGCAAACCGTTGCCAGTTCCAATGTCAAGTACACTCCAGCTAGACAAATATTTATCTCCCTGTTCACCAGGTTCAGACTTGACATCATCAACATGATTAGGAATGTGACCTTGTGAAATCTCAATGCACAAGCTCTTGGTCCAAGAAACAACAACATCCATTACATCAGACCCAAACCTATGGAAAACAATGAAAAACAACAAATATATGAGTTTGGGATGGCAATCACACGCCATAATAACAGTAAATATGACATTGTCTTTGAAATTTGAATATCTTGACTATCTTTTCATATCAAATTCAAAAATAGAAGTTATAATTGATACTCCCTAGAACTAATCTTTAAATAGGTTCATATCCTATAAATGGCATCTTCAAAAAGACAAGTGCCCTCTAATCTGAAGAAAGTGGGGCCTAACTAATATATTGGGAAAATTCAAGCAAATTGTCCTTTTATTCTGGTTACTTATGATTTTTTGGTGGCAAGGATAACCATACAGAAGCATCCAAATGCCCTTATCATTTGGGTCAGGTTAACCCAAAAGAATATTCAACCGGCCTGGCACCTTCGGTAAGAGTTACTTCAAATCAATGCTAAAGAAAAGGTACAAATGAACTGAATTTTTCTCTCTTTATCTGATTAAGTGCTCATGTTTAACTTATAACATCCCcataaataaaacaaataaaaaccaCTCATATAGGCAATttaagaccaaaaaaaaaaaactctaataaGAATCACATAATAAAAATCATATTATGAAAACATAACGATTGATAGTATGGCATACACCAAGAGCGTGATGGATCAAAGGCTATTAGCTTGATAATCCAGTAAACAAAGGAAATAGGAGAACGGTCACAAATTGCACAATGACTTACCAATCCCAAGATGTTCCAACTAGTAAGCTAGAAAAAGCATTGATAAGTATTTAGCAttcaaattattatttctttcctAAGATGAATTATTATTACAGACCACTATAAATTTCCTTTCAATAAGCAATATATATCATGTAAAATTTACAGTTTAAGTATAATCTTAATATCCTTCAAAGAGATGAAGCCAAAGCTTTTAATCTTTGATCATGTCAAGTCATTCTTTGGGTTTACTTTGTCCTCTCATAAAACTAAAGCTGCACATAGAGCAATCCAATTGATGCCAAAGAGATAATGCATATTCTAGGGAATAGTTATGGTTCCATTCTGTTAAGAAATGGTACTCATGCTCCGTTGTCATATACAGTGAACTAAAGAAATTTACTTGTTGAACAGAAAAAGTACATGGATGAAGGAAATGGTTACCATATTTCACCAGCATGGCCATGCTCACGAAAGTTTGCCAACTCATCTGCATATGCAGCATCCCAATAAGTCTGAAGACCTAGCATTGATGCCACCCCTTCACCATCTGCTTCGTCCTTGTCAGAACTGTGTGCACAAATAAACCACATTTGCGCAAAGGTGAACAGCACACAAGCACCCAAACCCAACAAGAAATTTTCAAGGTGAGCACAACAAACACATAACCATCGCTAGTTAGCTCCTTTTCTAGCTCCAGAAATTTTTTAAGAACTTCATCAAACTGGTGAACCCCATTGAAAGTTCATGCAAAAAGGTCCATAATCATTAGAACATGAGTCTTAGTTAGGGATGGCAACGGATCGGATTTTTGCTAGTACCGATCCAACTGAACCCTAATAAGATGGGTTTGAATAGTATACAATCAGGTTTAAAACGGGTTTGAGTTTAAAATTTAATGCCCATGACAGGCTCGAGTCAGGTTTGTATTTTACGTGATGCGTTAACCAAatacatttatataaatatttaattaaatataaaatatatatatttttatgataatatatataaatttttatatattttttattttatataaaataaaattgaaatattttatgaaattattaaattttcaaaatataaattactaataaaaataatgttttatatagattattaattaaaatatataaaattaactaaGTTCAGTTATTTATTGGTGTTAATAATAATCGAGTTTGGGATAAGTTAgaataattgaaaataaatttttatcgtATTTAGGATgaatttaaattttgagaataCTAATTGAGTTCCAGTTCAGGTCGTTGATGTTTAGGGGTACCCCCACCCGTTGTCATCCCTAGTCTTAGTAATACAAAAATAGTCAGTCAGTTTTTCaaattttacaataatttataaaacAATGGAAAACAAATCAGGAAAAATAAAAACTACTATGTTTTAACTTGTCATAGTATCCAAGAAGAATAAAACATTCAACCAAACAATTTAGTTAATTAAGCATTAGGAACTAAACTTTTATGCAATCCTAATCTACGAAACAACACGTAAAATCCCTAATCCTAGCCCAACCAATCCAATTATCTACAGCTCCATTTCTAATAATCTCAACTCCCAAACGTAAAACACAAATATCCAATTAATTCCATAGCTTTCCTAGATCTTCAGCGCAACCAAACGgggaaaaaaaggaaagaaaaagtacTAACTAAAAGAGGTAGACGCTAAAGTTACTTGTAATCAGAAGCAGCACGGAAATTGGCAGAAGAAAGAGCCTCGGCTGCATCGGCGTGGCGTTGATCATCATCGAGAGTGCTTCCATAGTCGCTCTTAATGGACCAGGAGTCGGCAGCAACAGACCTCTCGTCGTCGGAAACCAGATCAGCAGTGGTAGCTCGGGTTTGCAGCTGTGTAAGGTCGGCTTCTTCCGGTTGCAACCGTATTCCCGCCATGAAAGTGTATGATTAATCTGAGGAGGGGCAAGGGAGACGGCTTTGGAGATTTGCGCGGCACTCAGATAGAGAAAGAGAGACTCCGAGGGTGATGTCAGAGGAATCACCGTGGGGAAGCACCGGACATGGTCAAACCTTATAAATGCgttgtgaaattaattttaaacagaaaattaaaaaatcattttgtgaacaaaaatacaaaaatattcggtttagattaaataaaaaaaattcttaagttttatttttaaaaaataatttattttttattattttaaaatttttgaattcatatAATACTATTTAATGATATGTATATCTCTAAatttgaataattttaaaaattaataaataaagtatatatttatatttatagagttctttaatatatttaaaattgattattaaaaataattcattttttatgaaatatatttgaATGTTGAGAACCTgacttttaattataatttttatttgatattaaataaaatttaaatttaaaatattataatttgaaagaaaatttttaatacaATTAGCTTGAATTAAAACTCTTAACACTTTATAATTTTgaagacaatttcaataaattaaaacTCATAAATTATTATTAGTATTTATGAAGATTTCTTTCCCATCATTTGTTTTTCAtgtaatggtgaattaaatgaatttCAATTGATAATATTGTTTGTAGTGCCAATTAGAAATTCAAGATAACTCATTGGTCTAAAAAAAATTGGAAATATTGTCCATTTATTCCTAAGAATTTCCGACTCTCTAGAGTAACAAAGCATACTAATTGACATTAGGTTATGCCACATTTTAAGTATCTAGCCATTTATAACTAATAACAAATCCAATCTTTGGTAGTGTCCCAAAACCCACAAGAATAATAACTTATATACATTTATACCAATGTAGTGTAGATAATAATGATCAATAATGTGTATATTTGGAATCTCCATCAAGTGGAATTGATTAAACATAGGGATAATCTATTATTGAACCAAAAAAGGAAGGACTCTACTAGGAGGGATCTCACCTCTCAGCACTGCAGATGGACACAAGGAGAGAGCTAATTGTGCCTTATTATGAGCCATAAAATTACATTAGCATGAAATattataactaaaatgaacagAATTAAACCTCAATCAAGTGCAAAATAATATATTCCAAAGTCTCACTAGTTGCAAACCTAATATCTGAAGAGTGAATATCTTTAACAAGCGGTTGAgagaaatttttcttctttgttttttttgttttttagagATTAGTCTTCTTTGTTGTCAATTCTGTGGCATGCTTTGCCCCTTTCAAACAAAGGATAGCTTCATCCTTAATTCGAAGTGCGAGTTTCCCTCCTCAACTTCAAGTGAGGTTGTAAAAAAtgtttctctaatttttcttttggcTTGTATAAATCCAACTTTTTCACTGGTGAGAGACTTTACAAATTCGCGCAGCTTGGTTGAGTACCTTAGGggtccttcatagaagttgtttttTTGGGTTTTGGGTGCTTGGTGCTTCACTCTGTGGATGGTATAGATGCTCTTTGGAGTCTTATGGCCAACATCTTGTGGTGCTCGACTCTCAAGGCTAGATGTAAGTGAGAAGCCGAGAGCCTTGTCATCACCACCCTCGAATGGTTGTTGTTGATGTTTCCTGATTATGGGGAACTTGAGGCCTTGACTTCGACAGAACAAGGTTGGTACATTTGGGCCTTAAGCCTTATAATGTTTTTACCACTTcattttatcttaaaaaaaaaaaaaaaaaagagacataTCATTTGAGGATGCAAAAGTAGCTTTGTTCTCCTCCCAATTGTTACTCACCATAGACGATAAGACTCTAGGTTCACTTCTTACACTATCAAAGACCAACGTGTTACTATCCTTCCACAAAAACAACATCAATAAGCAAGCCAAAGCAAGATCCCAAATAGACGTTATTTGGGATCAAAGTTGATCTTATTTAGATCCTGGAACTTAACTAATCATTTTCCAGATACATTTTGCGCTTCAGAACAGCGCATGGTACAAATGCACGCTTATAGCTTAAGTCAAAAGCGACAGAGTTTTCAGCGATTTTGTTCTGCAATTGGTTGAATAAACTTTCAATGATCTGGGCTCCAAAATTTTCCTTGATGGGCTCCTCCAAGATTGCTCTTATGTGCATAACACCTTCTCCAACTTCAGGACAGGGAAGTTCCAGGGCATGCATTCTTTCGATGGTGAAACTCCCGTTTTTCGCAATCAAATCCTTGAATTCTATTGGATTTGGGAAGTACAGTGGTAAGTTGAAGGAATCCACTTTTTCTTCGCTCACCTTTCCCTTCAACACTATAAACATATCCAATATTAGCTCAATAACacccaataattttttttaattaaaatataaaaaataaataaatggttAAATAGTAAATAGAAATTGAAAAGCAAAGAAAATTGCTTTTATATAAcgcaaaaatgaaaatgaaatttaataatgTGCAGAACATTAATAAATAGCCAGGACATACTGACCATGTTGACTAGATCCATGAGGGTAGATCCCAAAAGATCAAGAACTGCAGTGAGAGCACATTTAGTATCTGGAGGAACACTTGTGAAGAGAAAAGCCATAAGCCCTCCAGGAACAAGCTCTAGGGCTCTGGCTTTCAGAAAGGACTCCAGGTCCTTGGCAAACTGCATGGTGTAAGCCTCAGCAACTTCCTTTGGAGAGTTTGTAAAATAAACTTTCCCTTTGTTCCAAGCTGGAGAAACAGTGTCCTGGAGCTCATCCGGCACCTTTGAGAGATTTGCAAGTGCATAAGAGGAGTAGGCAAAATGGAGAGAAGCCGGAGGAAACAAGCGACCATGAAAGGATCCAGGCACACCAGAAGCATAGTATTCTTTGTCACTGGGAAGGTTCTTGAAAAGCATATTGAAATCGTTGAAAACTAGATCATTGAAGAACACCTGAAACTCAAGActgtctagatcgagtccatgaAATTGGCATTTGAGCTTTGCAAGTTCTACTATGTTTTCAACTGCAAGAAATGTGTTAGGCCCAGCAGCACAACCCAAGTCCGCAATCCTGAATATGGTTGGAGAGGATGAAAATATTTGTTTGATGTCAAGTTTCTCCAAAATTGTCTCGAAGATGATACCCTTTGCCTTATCTACCCCAATTTTCTGCGCgttaggggaaaaaaaaaaaaaagggaagaagaGCTATCATTATTTAAGTTTGTACTATCATCATGACTTATTGCTAAATCACTGCAAATTTACTCGGAAAATAGACTTTAGTGACAGAAAATACCTGCAAGAAAGAATTGTGGAtatagctataaatggagtttctgGTCTGGTCACTAGCCATTTCTAATGGATGTCTTGTAGAGACTTGGGAGGGCGGGGGTGGTGGTTGTAGTGGGTTTACATAACAACTTATAAAGGCATTGAGCATATACAGTGCAGCGAGCAAAACACTGGAAACAGAAACACGAATAAGGAATAGGGTGCGGGAACTGACAGATTCCTTGCTGGTATCGAAGAAGAATGTCTGATCTGCTGGTCAAACATAGAAAAACTCTTCACAAGGGATAGGTACTACTATCATTCTTGCCACTGATCACTTGCTGTTCGTTTCTAAATTGGCTTTTCCTAGTGTATTTGATAGAGTTTTTGGTATATGAATATGAacctttagaattttttttttttaacactttgaaaataattaaaggGGATAAAAGTCATCGTGGTTTGAACTATGATCTACTGTAAAATGAAACATATGCTTGATCACTTATTTATTTGAatgaataaatcattaaatattataattaaaaataatttttaaattaaatagtaGGAAAACATTTACTTGAATTTAGTAATTTACTTTAAAGTGATAATTACGAAGCTGGCTAAACAGTATTCTAAACATCATCTAATTTTTATGTTAGTGATCGAATTTTaatttttctgattaaatatttaaattgattcataatttctaataatattaaaattaatctaatttgtaaaatatgaaaaattctttttttattaattagagtaATAATTAATCAATTTTAATTCGATAACATTGCAATAAGGTTTGAAATTAAAAATTGACCCCAAAAAAAATTACAACAATAAAAGACAAAGAGGAAGAAAATCGAATTATTGCTAACTTTGACCGGCAAAAGACACAAAAGGCCTAAGCAAAGAAAAAACGCACCGTTTGGATCGTTAGTCGGTCCTAGTGTTCAACTCCCTTTTGCAACAAGAAAAACGCCCCGGTTCTGGTGTCCTTTGCAAGAAGTGAAAGCGGATTGCCGTTTGGCCTTACAAACGACAATGGACACTTCACGTAACCGAGGGcatattgaaatgtaattaaaaaACGGCAGCGAAACGCCTTACCCAAACAACGGATGCTTGCATTGCATCCTGTCATTTGGCGGCTAACCACATCATCCCATTAGTTTTTCAAcccattaattattttcttcagttagtaaaatttaaataataaagcaTACGCGTTGAAATGCCCGGAAACTGAATTTTCACTTGCAGATCCTTAATTACATCATCTGGCTCTGTGAACTACCATCACTAGAAGTAGTTTAAGTGGACCAGAAAGCTATACATAGATGGCCCAGTTAATTATTGTATTATAAAGGTGCTTGTCCTGTTGAACAGAGAGATGATATACAACAACCACAAGAATCATGCCAAAGACTCCATATTCTCCTGCACCCTGGCCGGATGCTTCGCTGGCCTTGCTAAACCTGCAGGGCAAACTGAGTGGAGTGACCTTTCCTTAGAAACTGAGCTGGTGGGATATGAAACACATGCTGTGGGCAAAGATTTGCCTCTGTATGACTTGCAGACATACTCTACAAAATTATCATAGTTCTGCATCcaggaaaaaaaaatgaagataaTATTGGGATGATAAGAGGAcaaaaaagaatcaaaattttgTGCATATTGGATTCCGGGTGACCTCAAGGAGAGGATTTCCATTCACCACGACCCATGGTACATATCTGTGAGGCGGATTGAGACTATCAGTTCTACTTCCGTATTGCAGTAAAAGCTGCATATCAGGGATGAAGCATTCATGTCAATgaattcaattatatttcaatgtgGAGTTCTGTGTAAATAGATTGGCCAAACCTCTCTTCCACGCGCGCTTTCATGGCAATCCTTAATGGGTTTTGCGGGGAACCCCAATTGTTCTGCACATACATTATACAATGCTTCTGCTCCATTTCCAAGACCCATGGCAGAAGACTGCTCTTCAATGCACTGAATCAGGTTGAAGTGCATAATCTGTATAGAAATTTGACAGAACATCCACCCTAAATAATTAAATAGTGGCTGAATACAGTAGTTCTATTTTCAAAATATTCCGTTTCTGTAATGGTTTTGTAAAGAAATCAGCAACTCAAGAAGTAGGAAAAGGGGAAAGCTGGCCTTACCACATCAGGCCAGATGTCGATGACACAGGCATGGATGCTATTAAGGTAGCATTCATCTTCCCCATGCTGCCGAATACCAAGTACAAAAATGATTAATAGGATTTAAAGGCACTCTTCAATTTAGGTTGAAGAAAGCAATGAACCTGGCATGAGACAGTACTATCGGGTAGAATCATAGCATTGCCCCAGGGGACCAGCTGCAGATCAAGAATGGTCATGAGATCAGTCTTGATGGCCTTTGCGAGAGGATCCAAAATGAAATTCCTGCAATAGGGACATAGGGTTTCATAATACAAAGACACAGATACTTTCTCGGGATTAGCTACAGCTTTCTTCTGGGAATGAAAAGGAGGAGCTGGTTTCATGGCAACATTGTTTCctgaagaagaaaaatgggaaGAAGAGACAAACAAGAAGAGAAGAGAActgagaaaaaagaagaaaagtacTAGACCGGAAGCcatttttctattttgaaagaCAGCTTTAGTGCACTGAAGATTCAATGTGGTGGAGGAGGTTGGCACATATATACAGGCATCTAGTCATCTTGCAACTGCAATATCGCTTCTGTCTCTTTCTATACATGTGTGACCAATAATGCCCTGGTACTGCTATTAATGCACTGTAACGAGCAGTTGAAACATATAAATGAAGTGTTTCTGCTTGCGTGGGCATACAATCAAATGTGATATGTTCAAAATTGGACCTAGACTAAAGCATCAAATTTTACAGACAGGAATATGGCTAAGCCACTGAACGAAATTAACAATAGAAAGGGTTGTGTTAGGGAAAGTGGGCTAACAAGACTAGATAATAAAAGCGATCACAGTTAATTTGGGTGCCCTTTATTAGGTTCTGTAGCCAGCGACTTGATATTGATGCCTCGAACATGAATTTAATAGTCAACAAAGAAAATGATGCAGCTTAGAAAATGACATTCTAAATCTTTTATCCATAGATAAAGGATGATCAGTCATGTTGATGCACAAGCAACCCATGCAATTCATCATCTGTACCTTCCCTTTTTGGTCAATTCTTGCTTATGAGTTATGTGTTGACAGACTGATTGGGTGGGGTGAATGGAAAAAAGCCTACTTCTCTAGTCATGTTACAGATGACTCCAAGATATAAACTTTAGTGAACAACAGTGGAAAGTAAATCTACTTGACAACTAGGCTAATCCTTGAAATTAATATCCAATAACTTGAGTCTTGAGGCACTTAAACCAGATTGTGTAATGGAATTTGACACATACTTTTTTACTCCAAATACATCTACGTGCCAAGTATTGATCTCAATTCACTATTCTGCAATTATTAAACGGTAGAACATATCATATTTGCTTTACCAAATAAAAGATCAAAATTTATAACCATCATTTTCTTTAACTTTCTTATATTATCAAAAATAGCCTAATTTATTCCAACGGACACATAATTACTGTCAAAAACTTGGGTTGCTAAACTAAAACACATTGTTGGGGCAGTAGAATGGCAAATTGAATGAGTCCATCTTTTCTTGATTGAGCATTTCCTCCAGTATGATGAACAATTATCATTTATTTAAATcccagattaattattagaagtgGTATGGAATGTTCGAGCTTCACTCACCATGTCGACTAGTGCAGATCCCAAAAGATCATAAATTGCAATGAGATCTCATTTATCATCATCAAAACTTGGATGAACGAGCTTCAAAGCTCTGGCATTAAAAAAGCACAACAGGAACAGCGTTTCTAAGTATTCCATGTGCTTAAGCGGTAAAAAGATCTATATTGCGTGGATAAAAACAGAAATCAAGTAGTATGCTATCGTTGAAGATTTGCTTTTCATGAGAGAAAAATTAAACAGGATAACAGGATTAGTGTCAATGGCATATATTTGATACCATTCTTGAGTCATCTAATGGCTATTTTATTAAGTAATACTGATATATAATTGTG carries:
- the LOC110661175 gene encoding gamma-interferon-responsive lysosomal thiol protein, coding for MASGLVLFFFFLSSLLFLFVSSSHFSSSGNNVAMKPAPPFHSQKKAVANPEKVSVSLYYETLCPYCRNFILDPLAKAIKTDLMTILDLQLVPWGNAMILPDSTVSCQHGEDECYLNSIHACVIDIWPDVIMHFNLIQCIEEQSSAMGLGNGAEALYNVCAEQLGFPAKPIKDCHESARGRELLLQYGSRTDSLNPPHRYVPWVVVNGNPLLENYDNFVEYVCKSYRGKSLPTACVSYPTSSVSKERSLHSVCPAGLARPAKHPARVQENMESLA
- the LOC110661174 gene encoding uncharacterized protein LOC110661174 isoform X1; translation: MAGIRLQPEEADLTQLQTRATTADLVSDDERSVAADSWSIKSDYGSTLDDDQRHADAAEALSSANFRAASDYNSDKDEADGEGVASMLGLQTYWDAAYADELANFREHGHAGEIWFGSDVMDVVVSWTKSLCIEISQGHIPNHVDDVKSEPGEQGDKYLSSWSVLDIGTGNGLLLQELAKQGFSDLTGVDYSEGAIDLARSLADRDGFSNINFLVVDILETKVERQFQLVMDKGTLDAIGLHPDGPIKRIMYWDSVSKLVASGGILVTTSCNSTKDELVHEVESFNQRTNLSQGLETRKDQVSGDHPVFRYLNHVQTYPAFMFGGSVGSRVATVAFLRS
- the LOC110661174 gene encoding uncharacterized protein LOC110661174 isoform X2 encodes the protein MAGIRLQPEEADLTQLQTRATTADLVSDDERSVAADSWSIKSDYGSTLDDDQRHADAAEALSSANFRAASDYNSDKDEADGEGVASMLGLQTYWDAAYADELANFREHGHAGEIWFGSDVMDVVVSWTKSLCIEISQGHIPNHVDDVKSEPGEQGDKYLSSWSVLDIGTGNGLLLQELAKQGFSDLTGVDYSEGAIDLARSLADRDGFSNINFLVVDILETKVERQFQLVMDKGTLDAIGLHPDGPIKRIMYWDSVSKLVASGGILVSTSCNSTKDELVHEVESFNQRTNLSQGLETRKDQVSGDHPVFRYLNHVQTYPAFMFGGSVGSRVATVAFLRS
- the LOC110661151 gene encoding loganic acid O-methyltransferase encodes the protein MLNAFISCYVNPLQPPPPPSQVSTRHPLEMASDQTRNSIYSYIHNSFLQKIGVDKAKGIIFETILEKLDIKQIFSSSPTIFRIADLGCAAGPNTFLAVENIVELAKLKCQFHGLDLDSLEFQVFFNDLVFNDFNMLFKNLPSDKEYYASGVPGSFHGRLFPPASLHFAYSSYALANLSKVPDELQDTVSPAWNKGKVYFTNSPKEVAEAYTMQFAKDLESFLKARALELVPGGLMAFLFTSVPPDTKCALTAVLDLLGSTLMDLVNMGKVSEEKVDSFNLPLYFPNPIEFKDLIAKNGSFTIERMHALELPCPEVGEGVMHIRAILEEPIKENFGAQIIESLFNQLQNKIAENSVAFDLSYKRAFVPCAVLKRKMYLEND